From Juglans regia cultivar Chandler chromosome 6, Walnut 2.0, whole genome shotgun sequence, the proteins below share one genomic window:
- the LOC108998353 gene encoding uncharacterized protein LOC108998353 isoform X2, which translates to MHLLITSSPRTINVQLCLFWPLFCFRRFVNGKMSFCLEFLLLSRLTELNSSFSAGSTRNIYSPQAVPRGMFFFFAQSLRQPEDTHCKDDLEQNANTSFFPPCDFCKFRHWSEAYSYSFRSPCICCHSAILALQKMRQSS; encoded by the exons ATGCATCTTTTGATTACTAG TTCTCCAAGAACGATCAACGTGCAGTTATGCTTGTTTTGGCCTCTCTTCTGTTTTAGAAGATTTGTTAATGGAAAGATGAGTTTTTGTTTAGAATTTCTACTTCTCAGTCGGCTGACGGAGCTGAATTCGAG CTTCTCCGCCGGATCTACCAGAAACATATATTCTCCACAGGCTGTACCAAGAGGgatgttctttttctttgcacAATCTCTTAGACAGCCTGAAGACACTCATTGCAAAG ATGATCTTGAACAAAATGCAaacacttctttttttcctccttgtG ATTTCTGTAAATTCAGACATTGGTCAGAGGCCTATTCATACAGCTTTAGAAGCCCTTGTATTTGCTGCCACTCAGCCATCTTAGCCCTACAAAAAATGAGACAGTCATCATAA
- the LOC108998353 gene encoding eukaryotic translation initiation factor 5A-like isoform X1, whose protein sequence is MTDPCTPSSNNNPFYYHSSLSKMSDSEEHHFESKGDAGWSKTYPQQAGTIRKNVYIVIKNRPCKVVEVSTSKTGKHGHAKCHYVGIDIFNGKKLEDIVPSSHNCDVPYVSRTDYQLIDISEDGFVWEEVGLVLGQRHDFHEPLVYDEDV, encoded by the exons ATGACTGATCCTTGTACCCCTTCTTCAAACAACAACCCCTTTTATTACCACTCTTCTCTCAGCAAAATGTCAGACTCGGAGGAGCACCATTTTGAGTCTAAGGGCGATGCAGGATGGTCAAAGACCTATCCCCAGCAAGCTGGTACCATTCGTAAGAATGTCTATATCGTCATCAAGAACAGGCCTTGCAAg GTTGTAGAAGTTTCCACTTCAAAGACAGGCAAGCATGGACATGCAAAGTGCCACTATGTGGGAATTGACATATTTAATGGGAAGAAGCTTGAGGATATCGTTCCTTCATCACACAACTGTGAT GTTCCTTATGTTTCTCGCACTGATTATCAGTTGATTGATATCTCTGAAGATGgtttt gtttggGAGGAGGTGGGGTTGGTTTTAGGACAGAGGCATGACTTTCACGAGCCATTGGTGTATGATGAGGACGTATAA
- the LOC108998351 gene encoding disease resistance protein RPP2B-like, with product MEYLCCISLFDTPIKELPSSIGYLTPALKELLLGPCTKLMCLPSSIHQLQNLKVICLSVCKDLMRLPISVSHLQHLKSLSIENFTNLAKEEIGLSFGNTSGLEHSQITLSRTIRRSEPESSAEIRRELLSSLYWYLDDFSFYSSSTLQEFDLSWSAVVSLPRRMKIYVELRILRLCHCEKLQEILHLPPNIQELYVRECFSLERFPEVSTKFQFSTSCGLRELRWIDLFGCHKLVANIGSQVPKPSFVEKHIQDHSCGIIFPGNKIQDWFSHTKEISNGDDSCELDISGPLYLEEIIGIVFCAILGSDPDYHLEPFSGICVSINGNMLVEARFYLYGGSDHVYLNYSFPECIEQLLRYPTGDNLRFRFYCDSYKVMFKSCGVHIIYKREEIENLTVGECSVDSSNGIQLSKRRRDDEDSNLEFNGYPQHKKRSQDLGNSNAT from the exons ATGGAATATTTATGTTGCATCTCATTATTCGACACTCCAATAAAAGAATTGCCTTCATCCATTGGATACCTCACTCCTGcgcttaaagagttacttttggGGCCATGCACAAAACTTATGTGTCTCCCTAGTAGCATTCATCAGTTGCAAAATCTAAAGGTGATTTGTCTCAGTGTCTGCAAGGACCTGATGCGTCTCCCAATCAGCGTTTCTCACTTGCAACATCTAAAGAGTCTTTCTAtagaaaattttacaaatcttgcaaaagaagaaatagGTTTATCCTTTGGGAACACCAGTGGGCTTGAACATTCACAAATAACATTATCCAGAACGATTAGGAGGTCTGAACCAGAATCAAGTGCTGAAATACGACGAGAACTCTTGTCGTCGCTTTATTGGTATCTTGACGACTTCTCATTTTATAGCTCATCCACTTTGCAAGAGTTTGATCTATCTTGGAGTGCAGTTGTCAGCCTTCCTCGGAGAATGAAAATATATGTTGAATTGAGGATTCTCAGATTGTGCCATTGTgagaaacttcaagaaattctacatcttccaccaaatatacaaGAGCTATATGTCAGAGAGTGTTTCTCCTTGGAACGATTCCCAGAAGtatcaacaaaatttcaattCTCTACATCCTGTGGCTTGCGAGAGCTAAGATGGATTGACTTGTTCGGTTGCCATAAATTGGTTGCAAATATAGGGAGTCAGGTGCCAAAACCTTCATTTGTTGAG AAACATATTCAGGACCATTCATGTGGTATTATATTTCCGGGGAATAAGATTCAAGATTGGTTTAGCCATACTAAGGAGATTTCAAATGGTgatgattcttgtgaattggatATTAGTGGTCCCTTGTATTTGGAAGAAATCAtaggtattgttttttgtgctATTCTTGGATCTGACCCGGATTACCACTTGGAGCCCTTCTCCGGTATTTGTGTTTCTATAAATGGTAACATGCTTGTAGAAGCGAGGTTTTACTTATATGGAGGCTCGGATCATGTATATCTAAATTACTCGTTTCCAGAATGTATCGAGCAATTGCTGCGGTACCCAACAGGAGACAATctgaggtttagattttattgtGATTCTTATAAAGTGATGTTTAAAAGTTGCGGAGTTCACATAATCTATAAGCGTGAAGAGATTGAGAATTTAACAGTTGGGGAGTGCTCAGTAGATTCATCGAATGGTATCCAGCTTTCTAAGAGACGTCGAGATGATGAAGATAGCAACTTGGAATTCAATGGGTACCCACAGCACAAGAAACGCTCTCAAGACTTGGGCAATTCAAATGCAACATAG